A genomic window from Camelina sativa cultivar DH55 unplaced genomic scaffold, Cs unpScaffold00583, whole genome shotgun sequence includes:
- the LOC104773581 gene encoding pentatricopeptide repeat-containing protein At3g42630-like, whose translation MFATGLTLSYPLSFKTQNLKLLSLYTDSSPHSIARKLIKESKLSRVFSRKIQIVDYASLIQTLSQRRLPEVAHEIFIQTKSDNLLPNYRTLCALMLCFAENGFVLGASKIWDEMLNSSFEPDLFLISKLISAYVKVGCFDEVAKITKDVDARYSKLLPVVYSLAISCFGENGQFQLMEGVIEELDSKGMPLDSATASAVVRYYSYLGSLDKMEQAYGRRLRKFGIVMEEEEMRAVLLAYLKQRKFYRLREFLSDVGLCRRDLGNLLRNSVLLSYAADFKMKSLQREFIGILDAGFTPDLTTFNIRALAFSRMALFWDLHLTLEHMRRLNIVPDLVTFGCVVDAYMDRRLARNLEFVYNRMNLDDSPAVLTDPLVFQVLGKGDFHLSSEAVLEFSPRKNWTYRMLIGVYLKKKLRRDQIFWNY comes from the exons ATGTTTGCGACGGGGCTCACTCTATCTTATCCTCTctctttcaaaacccaaaatctcaAGCTCTTATCTCTTTACACGGATTCGTCTCCTCACTCAATCGCTCGTAAG TTGATTAAGGAATCGAAGTTATCAAGAGTTTTCAGTCGAAAGATACAAATCGTAGACTATGCTTCATTAATTCAAACCTTAAGCCAGAGAAGATTGCCTGAAGTAGCTCATGAGATCTTTATCCAGACGAAATCAGATAACTTGTTGCCAAATTACAGAACCCTTTGTGCTCTAATGCTTTGTTTTGCCGAGAATGGGTTTGTTCTTGGAGCAAGTAAGATTTGGGATGAGATGTTAAACAGCTCTTTCGAGCCTGATCTCTTTCTCATCTCAAAGCTTATCTCTGCTTATGTGAAGGTTGGTTGTTTTGATGAAGTTGCCAAAATCACCAAGGATGTAGATGCAAGGTACTCTAAGCTGCTTCCGGTTGTGTACTCACTTGCTATATCCTGTTTCGGAGAGAATGGTCAGTTTCAATTGATGGAGGGAGTTATAGAGGAATTGGATTCAAAGGGAATGCCGTTAGATTCTGCCACTGCTAGTGCGGTTGTCAGATACTATAGTTATTTGGGTTCTTTAGATAAGATGGAGCAGGCTTATGGCCGGCGGCTTAGGAAGTTTGGGATTgtgatggaggaagaagagatgagagcTGTGTTGCTAGCATACTTAAAACAAAGGAAGTTTTATCGGCTTCGTGAGTTTTTGTCAGATGTTGGCCTCTGTAGAAGAGACCTGGGGAATCTGTTACGGAATTCTGTATTACTTTCATATGCAGCTGACTTTAAGATGAAAAGCTTGCAGAGAGAGTTTATTGGAATCCTTGATGCTGGTTTCACTCCTGACCTTACCACCTTTAACATTCGCGCCCTTGCGTTTTCTAGAATGGCTCTCTTCTGGGATCTACATCTCACTCTTGAACATATGAGACGTTTGAACATTGTTCCAGATCTTGTGACTTTCGGATGTGTGGTTGATGCATACATGGATAGGCGACTAGCAAGAAATTTGGAGTTTGTATACAACCGAATGAACTTGGACGATTCTCCTGCTGTCTTAACTGACCCCCTTGTATTTCAAGTACTCGGAAAAGGGGATTTCCATCTTAGCTCAGAAGCTGTTTTGGAGTTCAGTCCACGCAAAAACTGGACGTATAGAATGCTCATTGGAGTTTATCTCAAGAAAAAGTTGCGGAGAGATCAGATTTTCTGGAATTACTAG